The Neobacillus sp. PS3-34 genome has a window encoding:
- the sigK gene encoding RNA polymerase sporulation sigma factor SigK: protein MSSILAALGYLAKEFLFLVSYVKNNAFPQPLSAADERKYLRLMAEGDSHARNMLIEHNLRLVAHIVKKFENTGEDSEDLISIGTIGLIKAIESYSEGKGTKLATYAARCIENEILMHLRALKKTKKDVSLHDPIGQDKEGNEISLIDVLKSESEDVIDTIQLNMELEKIKQYIDVLDDREKEVIIGRFGLDLQKEKTQREIAKELGISRSYVSRIEKRALMKMFHEFYRAEKERRKNR, encoded by the coding sequence ATGTCCAGTATTTTGGCAGCACTCGGTTACTTAGCAAAAGAGTTTTTATTCCTAGTTTCATATGTGAAAAATAATGCTTTTCCCCAACCGTTATCGGCGGCAGATGAACGGAAATACTTACGATTAATGGCGGAGGGGGATTCACATGCGCGCAATATGCTGATAGAGCATAACTTGCGCCTGGTTGCCCATATCGTCAAGAAATTTGAAAATACAGGCGAAGATTCCGAGGACTTGATATCCATAGGCACAATAGGATTAATCAAAGCGATTGAAAGCTATTCAGAAGGCAAGGGTACTAAGCTGGCTACATATGCAGCGAGATGTATTGAAAACGAAATTCTCATGCATTTAAGAGCCCTAAAGAAAACGAAAAAGGACGTTTCCCTCCATGATCCGATCGGACAGGATAAAGAAGGCAATGAAATTTCCTTGATTGATGTATTAAAGTCGGAATCAGAAGATGTCATCGATACGATTCAATTAAATATGGAGCTCGAAAAAATTAAGCAGTATATAGATGTATTGGATGATCGTGAAAAGGAAGTTATCATCGGCCGATTTGGGCTTGATTTGCAAAAGGAAAAGACACAGCGAGAGATTGCAAAGGAACTGGGGATTTCGAGGAGTTATGTTTCCAGAATTGAGAAAAGGGCACTAATGAAAATGTTTCATGAATTTTACCGGGCGGAAAAAGAGAGAAGGAAAAATAGATAG
- a CDS encoding YrzI family small protein yields MTLNILFMTITIKKRILDPEKILRDEMVEKLHDEIKDRQFSLYRPI; encoded by the coding sequence ATGACATTAAATATCTTGTTTATGACAATTACAATTAAAAAACGTATTTTGGACCCTGAGAAAATTCTAAGGGATGAAATGGTCGAAAAGCTTCATGATGAAATCAAGGACCGTCAATTTTCCCTTTACCGTCCGATATAA